The Daphnia magna isolate NIES linkage group LG3, ASM2063170v1.1, whole genome shotgun sequence genomic interval GAGACGATTGTTGCATCTGCAAGACCACCACGCATTCATTTGGATTGGGggccattttcttcttttttttttttcctccaaaGATGTCGGGGAAGCGAGTAAAATAAGTTTTAACTCtttaacttgaaaaataaatttgccAAAACGATTGGATGAAAAAGAGACGAGAGAAAGCGCAGCCAAAAGCGAGTTAAGAGTCTCGTCCGTCCGCGTGATCTGCCGCGCAAACACTGATTCTCGCCGTCTGACCACTGCTCGTTTTTATACGCAGACTGTATACTGCGTGACGTCAGAGCAGTGGCACTAGTTGTGACGTGTATCTCCCAACACAAGGGGAGACGATGGGCAGGGGGTGGAGCTCCTGCCGGTAAGTCGCCTCAGCTCTTGACGTCGCTACATGGTGGGGGGGTATTACCCGGAGCTATTTCGTTTTGTCTACAGCCTCGTTTCATCATtcctacttttttttctagaatgATGCGGCAAAATGACACGTTGTACGTTGCAGTTTTTACTGCCAAGTCGACATATTTTTCATGATTTATGTGTGTGGTTAACGAATGATATTTAAAGTTCATTTAGggctttctctttttttcctcgtCTTTTCATCGGTAATTTTACTTTGGTCTAATTTGACAAAGATGGGATCCCCCTCCGAAATGAAAATTTCCACGTGGAGACAAGTAGGTTTACTGAGCAATAAAGAAAATGCTTGCCCTGACTCCAGATTTAAGGAATCAAAATGGCTGTCATTGTCTGTCTTCGATGTACTCCTTGATGTACCTAATTTTGTCAGGGACCCATTACCCTTCCCAGTGAAACCCGAAAGTGGGGTTGTCCACGGCAAAAATGCGTGATCGGACAAagagcatttttctttttcaataaagCCCGGGCAAAGTTCTAGGTGCCATATTCTTTTCGGGATTACGGATCTTCCGTTTTCCAGGTGATAAAACTGATGCAATCAACGGATGTAACGTCCACGTGATTAGAGGATGTAAAACGTATGTACTCTTGACAAGGGTTGTGAATGCTATCGTTCCTTTAATTCAAATTTCGTCATTTTGCAGATAGACACTTGGCAACAAGGGTGGCATTTCCTTCTGAGAGACATCGCCAGATCTTAAAACATTTCAAGGTTATCGACTTTAGTtaaatcatttgtttttaatgaTAATGTCTAATTGCCCATTCCCACTATTTAGAAataattaatttcatttttatgtgGTCTTGCGGGGAATTCTGGGGAGGGAAGAAAAAAGCGGTTCCGCCATTGTTATAgagtttcttttgtttccaatAAAACGGCCAACGTTGTAACGTTGATTTTCTCCAACGACCTTGCCcgatattttattttagtatttttgtttcatattTCGTCACCACGTATATTAATCAAATTATggaaatacaaaaaagaattttacaAATCTTACGACTTTTTTAAGACGGTTAGTAGACCTTGCGTCAGACCCATCATACGATACAGCTTTACGTGAGTCACTGAAACCACACTAGTGCCATCGTAACCCGACTGAAACGGTGTTAGTATTACCTTACGTGTGCCTCTCTGTGATGAATACTTAATGGGATAGTCTTGTTGGACTGTAAATCGAGTTAAAAGTGGACCCACATTGGGTGACGTCAAAACTCCACATCGATTCAACCTATAGGTATTTTTCGCTCCATTTATGGAAAAGTCGCTTTTCCTTGAGCAGGACCTGCTCATACTGTCACTGTAAATCTGTAGAGACAAATCCTGTAACCATAAATGTTGCCAACGTTCTAGTAGTGAACAgcttattattattgtttgaaaaaaaaggaaacctcACACATTTTGACCTTGTTATTTGCTTTGAGTTTCGTTCAGCTATTTCGAGTACTACTGTTTAGCAGTTGCGGCCCGGTTGTTAAATTCTAACCGGTTTCTTTGTCAACAGAAATATTCTCATTAGCAATTGTAGAATTTTATTGCTTCTAACGTAATTTCTAtgaatgtgtttttttctttctttcttaattCGTTATTGAAACCAGAGAGAAAAAAGCCTATTCAGTTAGTACTCGAAGGAGAATCGATGCAACTTTCTAGTCGATTCTCGCTGGTTTCATTAAGTGAATGGGGTCGGTGGTTGAGGCTTGATCAGACTTCTTTCGCTCTATTTACCGGTCAAACTCCAATGGAAATTGTACCTTGTCTATAATACTGAATTGCTATgtgtattttttcgttatcTGTAAGGAAATGATCAAAGGTGTACAAGGGAACAGTTTTGTTTGGGGTGGAAAGTTCATGCATAACCAGCAATCTCCGTCGTCAGGTGAAATACTTGCGTGTTGCTATTCAGACATTCTTCGTGTTGGTTCAGGATGTCTTTTTAATCACGAGCACATCTCGTGAACAAGTGGTGCAACACTCGTGTGTTGTCGTACGATCGTTTTTCTAACAGGAGGGCATTGTTCACCTATTGAAATTGTTCTTGTCGGTCATAGATCTTGCCCACCTTAGCAACGTGCGTCAGTGCCGGAGGCGGTAGGACGCTGAACTCTTCCGGTTATTTGGAAAACATACATCGGTTATGCGTGtttgttcactttcttttttacctGGAGAAAACCCGGATGGAATTTTCTCCACACGCAATGGAGCGAAAGTATAAAACGTTATAGAGAAAAAAACCACGTCACTTTCTAAaaccccgtttttttttatacgatTCGTTACAATGGGTCGAAAATTACagaaaatatcttttttttttttgctgttttatTTCGGGAACATCATTACAGTTCATCGTCCTACGAAAAAATGATCATTTCTCTTTCTCAATAATTCGGGTCATTGTACGTTAGACAAGTGAATATGGCTCTTAGCGTCAGTTGTCTTTTATTGTGTTTCTTGTTTGCTGTGCTGTAAGAGAATTCTAGAAAactgtccttttttttctacatttttttaaacgaaagaaatgaAAGGAGTAAGATGATGTAGTGAACGACCCTGATCCATAATGATATTTTTACTGCCGCGATCATATCACCGTACGGAACACTTATTTgaatcaaaataaaagacgggaaaaaaattgcaacaaaaaatttttttatctataGATGATTGCGTCACGATTTCATCCAACCAATTGACAACAGATTCCTCTCTCTCTTAGTGACAGATGATTTCCCATCGCCATATTTTGAGCATGTGAAAAACCAGCAATGGAAAACAATGGACGCGTACAAGTCCTTGTTCTCAATCGGGAAAAGAtcgtaaaaacaaaagaataaaaaaaacaaaaaacgtgtgtgtgtgcgtgtgatTGTCCCCATCTCGTTGGACCTCATTCTCTTTACGGAAATCTCTTTAGAAATTTTCATTTGCCTTCGTTTAAAGAAACGCCGCTTTGCAAAAGTTTTTGTCTCCGgtttaaacgccatctaggagTGGTGTCCTGAACTACTTGTGCGCCATCGGATATTAGCAGCCGAAAATCATTGAACCGCAATGTTAAGCTTTCTCTTAAAGATaagaaaaatgtaacaaaTGACCCTATCTCTTTCATATAGCTGTATCATCCATACAGAGAGATAAAAAAGAACCTGGGATAGCTAAGATCGATAAAATCCACATGTAAAAACTATTAGTCGTTGAAAACTAATGGAGACAGTCGTTACGTTCTTACGTTGAAATTAAAGATGaagttgtttttatttgttttcgcAATTTTCCTAGGTGAGGCTCTACCAGTGGCGGAGGGATCTCGAATCCTCATTGTAGCTGCTCACGGTACAAAGAGCCATCAGAATGTCTACGTCCCATTAACGAAAAAACTGGCAACACGAGGACATCATGTAACCATCATCTCCAATTACGACATCAGCGAAGTGGCTCGGCTGGACAACGTGCGGCAAATATGGCTAGAAGAATTGGCGATAGACATCTCGAAATTGCCCAATATGTTTACAGTCATGTCGGACCCATGGAAGAAAATCGACATGGCTGTCGAAGTCGTCAAAATCCTCATGAACCAACCATCAACAAATGCCGAAATCACTTATGGGGACCCACGCGTCCAGCAGCTAATGGCCAGTGAAAGTTTCGACCTGGTTATGATTTCTGAAGCATGCGGATTGACTTGCTACCCATTCGGTTGGCATTTCAAAGCTCCAACAATCGCCATAAGTCCCAACGTTTTATTCCCAGGACGGGCTTCATTGCTGGGGGATGACGAACACCACAGTTATGTTCCTTTTTTACTCTCCTCTTTCACCGACAAAATGAGCCTTTATGAACGCACCATCAATTATCTGGTGtccaaattttttcaaacatttgtTCATGACTGGCACTTGGAAACGGTGCACAGCATCTTCAAGCGGACAATCAACCCGGAATGCCCACCTtttattgaaattgaaaagaatttcTCGTTGGTCTTCACCAACAGTCATCCGAGTTTCAGCTATCCGAGAACTCTTCCACCGCGAGTCATTGAAGTGGGTGGACTTCATTGTCGCCCGGCTAAACCCCTCCCGGAAGATTTAGAAAAGTATGTTTCTTCATCCGAAGCTGGATTCATTGTCTTCGGAGTTGGTAGCGCCATTAATATGGAAGACATGCCAGAAGAGATGATTCAGTCTTTCATCAAAGCTTTTTCCCGTCTACCTCAAAGAGTGATCTGGCAATGGAAGGGCAAAGTTCGATCCGACTTACCTCGAAATATTATGGCCATCCCATGGCTGCCTCAGCAAGATTTATTAGGCAAAGATATAATTTTGTAATTAAGAGTAAATAGTTAACTAAATTTTGATATTTAGGACATCGACATTGTCGAGGATTTTTAACTCACGGGGGCTTAAACAGCTTGCAGGAAGCAGTTTACCATGGAGTTCCGGTCTTGGGATTTCCATTCGGTACCGATCAATATCATAACATTGGACGGGCTATTCAGGAAGGCTATGCTGTTAAACTGGAATGGAAAGATGTTACCCAAGAAACATTAACTACGTCCATCCAAGATATCTTACACGATTCCAAGTAATTCAAATTGTTTctaaaaatctatttttttgaAAGACGACGACATTTTTCCCGTTACGGCAGGTACAAAAAATCGGCCAAGAGATTATCCGCCATGTTTCGCGATCAAATTCAACCACCTCTAGAGCGAGCCGTTTTTTGGACTGAATTCGTATTGCGTCATAATGGCACCGAACATTTGCGTTTGGGTTCAATCGATTTAGCACCCTATCAGAGAGCACTAGTCGATGTCTATTTAGTTAtggctctttttttcattactCCCATTTTACTAATGTTTTTCTGCGTGCGAAGGTGTTGCTGTCGCCGGCCAACAGTAACAGATGCTGTAAAGAAGCAGCAATAACTTGGGAAAaaaccatttgtttttgtatatTGTGACACAATATTGTGCATGACTTGACAAAATTTAGTCTCAAATAGAGTATCTCTGATTTGATTATACTTATCTGTATAGGAAGATCCTCACGTCACACACACGATAAGGTATTTAGGCTTACTGTCATGTTCCCTAAGTTTATTCTTGCTTGCAGCTTCAATATTTTATAGTCGACCCACATAGTTTGTGGAACGATAGAAAATGGTAGCCGAATTAATGTTCGTGTTCGCAGTTTGTGCATGTCCTGCTTTAATGGAAGGATCTAGGATTCTCATTTCTTCTCCTTATGGAACTAAAAGCTACCACAACATGTACGTACCGCTTGTTACAGAATTGTCCCGTCGAGGCCATCACATCACCGTCATCACTAATTACAAGAGTTCTGAACTGGAAAACACAGAAAATGTCCGTCAGATCGTCATGGACAAATTAGTTGTCGACATGTCTCCTTATCCCAACCCATTCGACGCGTTACTTTCGCCTACACTCATGTTAAAATCTATGTCTATTGGCACAGCAATTATTTACAACCTACCGAGAATCATCACGGAGACAATCTACGATGATGAAAGAATCAAACAATTATTGGCTGAAGATCATTTCGACCTTGTCATGATTTCCATCACATTTAATGCTGGCAGTTACCCGTTAGCTTGGCATTTTAAAGCACCTATTATCATGCTAACCCCAAATGCTATATTTCCAGGTGTCATCGAGTCTTTGGGTGGCGAGGAAGAGCCCAGTCACATCCCGTTTTTCTTGTCCAGGTTCACCAACAAGATGAATTTGTTACAGAGAACGGCCAACACTCTTGCTACGAAACTGTTTGGCTATTTTATTCATCAGTTTCATCATTCCACAATCCATTCAATCGTCAAAGAGCGAGCGATGCCGAATATTCCGCCGTTAGAAGAACTggagaaaaacatttcattgGTTTTTACCAATACGCATCCCGTTGTCAATTACGCTCGTACGACGCCTCCTCAAATTGTTGAAGTGGGTGGAATTCATTGCCGACCTGCTCAACCACTTTCACAGGATCTAGAGGAATTTGTTTCCAATCCGtttggtttcgttttgtttGCCGTGGGCAGTATGCTTCCAATGGAAATTATGCCTGAACATCTGATCCAATCTTTCATCCACGCTTTCTCACGTTTACCTCAACGAGTTATCTGGCAATGGAAGGGTAAAATAAGGACAGATTTACCAGCAAATGTTTTAGCCATTCCGTGGTTACCTCAACAAGACCTTCTCGGTATAAAAAATAGCTTAAAGAAATTTTGATCGATATTGATAGAacaaatttgaatttatttaGGACACGAAAATTGTAGGCTCTTTATTACGCACGGAGGCCTGAATAGTTTACAAGAAGCTATTTATCACGATGTTCCCGTACTAGGATTACCATTCGGGACTGATCAGAAATTGAACGTAAATCGAGCCGTCAGCGATGGCTACGCACTCCAACTATCGTGGACTGAAATTAATGAAGAAACACTGACCTCTGCAATAATGGATTTATTATACAATAAGAAGTTATAAGAAACtacttaaaaaatttaagcCGTTAATTTTACAaccgaatttttttattgcacagTTATTCGGAGACCATGCGGAGACAACACGAACTGTTTCACGATCAAGTGCAGACACCTGTTGAGAGAGCCGTTTATTGGACGGAATTCGTAATGCGTTACAACGGGACCGAACATCTGCAATTGGCTTCGCGCAATTTGGCACCTTATCAACGAGCGTTAATCGATGTCTACCTCGTTCTGATCTTGGCAGCCACTTTCCCACTAGTCTTGACATTTTTCTGCCTCAGGAGATGTTTTCGACGTAAGCCGAGCAAAGAGAATAAGAAGAATGAATAACTATGTGTAACTATGCAACCTCAATAAGGTATGAATATTTTAACGTATTATTCTACAGGGCacgaaaaacaatttttgaaatgaaaattcatgGTTTATTCTGATAAAGTTACACTTTTATCGCTCTGATGGCACTTATATAATTAAGTTATCTCAACAAAGCGATTCCTTGGTTTTATATAATTTGCATAGTTCTCGGGTGGCAGTTTTTTCTGGACGATTGTGTAAATCAAATATTGAGGTCGCATCAAAGTAGAGCAACCCTTTGGTCATTATAGTCTGGAAGCAGTTATGTACACCGTGACAGCATTATTATAGTAGACTGAAAACAGAACGACGAATTAACATAATGACGGCACCGAATTTAGCAGACGGCCGaaggaaaggagaaaaaatgtaAGCCCCATAGTGGAACGCGTTTGCATGAATGaactattttttgttttcaggttTCCAAACTTGTTCCGCTGCACAATTCATTCTATCAAACAATAAtgggaaaataattttgagcGTAAGAATTTTTCTTGCAAAATAATGTAAGTCAAGGGTGACCAGTCAGTGAATTCGTGAAAAGGAAGTCTGGACATTAAAAAACCGAGTCTTTTATTGACTAAAAGGCAGagtgaagaaaacacaatacttgaaaaatgaataacGTGAATGTCacgataaaaaatttgaaaagatttttatcaaaatgaGTGCATTTCGTTATCCATtcgtcaaagaaaagaaaggtgtTGTTCACATAGGACACGAAAATAGTCACCTGTCTTCCATCTAAAAGGTAATATGTTGATTTTTCTTACACGCACCGCTAACGGCACTTTCATGGCCGAGTTAACACCGCCCCGTACTACACTAAAACCTTTTATCCTCACAATCTTTATTCACGcgggcatttttttttcttcctttagcGCAGggcaattttcttctttcccaaGCATCCATATTTAGATAATCTCAATGGCGTAACAATTACCGTCCCACACGAAAAAAGGCATTCCGTGTACTACGACTCGCGAAAGTTATTCGACGTATCAATGTTACTACCATCGCTGTGATTCGTATAAAAAATTGGCGGTGCGTGTAAAACTTGGCCTTATCAGACATCAGTATTCACGATTCAGGGCGTGGGAATGCATTGTGCAAACAAAGCCGCCCTCGTACTGTTGGTTATGCGGTCAATATTTTGCATCTTTATCTCGCTAATTTACATTTCTTTTAGACTCCCTTTCGATTCCTACCTTTTGACTATATTGATTTCATTACTAATTTAGTTATAGCATCTCTTTTTTTCGCGTTAACAATATTTAAGTGTAATTTATTGAAATGCTGTAGGTATAGATCAAAGAGCCATCTTCGTGTTAATGATTTTGCAATTGCATCAATCAAATAACGAAATTTATGGCTGTTTGTACCCATTCCCCTAATACTGTTAGTTTCACTTTCACATTCACGTGAGGCGTCAACCTTTCAATCTTTTTGTTCCGCGTAAATTCTTGGAAGCTCTATATACAGAACAGATATTCTATTATGCCTGAGACACGTAGATCATGTTGCCCCTCTGGGTGAATGTACTGATTTACCGTTCATGAACAGGATAAAACGAGCGGCATACTCGGTATTTTCTGTACGTCTaaataaggagaaaaagaTAACGTGTGTGGTATGTTGCCGCTAAGCGAAAATGCCACAATGGGATAAGCAGAAAGGAAAAGTATAACGTCGTACCCCCTTTTTGTTTCCAGTCAAACTTGTCTTTTTATGGTGCGGTGTCATACCTTCTATGGACATTTCGAATTTTCTCGATGGGCAAATAATTTCATGGCACATATAAAGTGACAATAGGTCAGAGATagtaaagaacaaacaatgtgttaaaaaaaagtttaaaactGCGCCCAGTATTAATGACCTGCACATTGGGTTGAAAACTGCAATCGAATGGATACTGCAACCCTTCAGAATCAATCATGGGAATTTGAAAGGTCCCCGAAGAACTGTTTACCAGACGATAaccacaaaattaaaaaaagatggtTCTCAAAATTGAgttcaacatttttggaacaattACTAATAGCCCGGGGCCTAGTAGATATAAACGttggtcgtttttttttcgccaaaAAACTTTTCGCAAGGCCAAAAGAGCAGTAGTTGTTTGTCAAACTTGATTGAGTAGTGTGCTTATTTTGAAAGACATGGTGGTGAAATCAGCAtcaatttcgtttttaattgTGATGGCTGTGGCCTCGTCTATTGAAGGATCTAGTATTCTAATATCGG includes:
- the LOC123470349 gene encoding UDP-glucosyltransferase 2-like isoform X1, with product MKLFLFVFAIFLGEALPVAEGSRILIVAAHGTKSHQNVYVPLTKKLATRGHHVTIISNYDISEVARLDNVRQIWLEELAIDISKLPNMFTVMSDPWKKIDMAVEVVKILMNQPSTNAEITYGDPRVQQLMASESFDLVMISEACGLTCYPFGWHFKAPTIAISPNVLFPGRASLLGDDEHHSYVPFLLSSFTDKMSLYERTINYLVSKFFQTFVHDWHLETVHSIFKRTINPECPPFIEIEKNFSLVFTNSHPSFSYPRTLPPRVIEVGGLHCRPAKPLPEDLEKYVSSSEAGFIVFGVGSAINMEDMPEEMIQSFIKAFSRLPQRVIWQWKGKVRSDLPRNIMAIPWLPQQDLLGHRHCRGFLTHGGLNSLQEAVYHGVPVLGFPFGTDQYHNIGRAIQEGYAVKLEWKDVTQETLTTSIQDILHDSKYKKSAKRLSAMFRDQIQPPLERAVFWTEFVLRHNGTEHLRLGSIDLAPYQRALVDVYLVMALFFITPILLMFFCVRRCCCRRPTVTDAVKKQQ
- the LOC123470349 gene encoding UDP-glucosyltransferase 2-like isoform X2, yielding MFTVMSDPWKKIDMAVEVVKILMNQPSTNAEITYGDPRVQQLMASESFDLVMISEACGLTCYPFGWHFKAPTIAISPNVLFPGRASLLGDDEHHSYVPFLLSSFTDKMSLYERTINYLVSKFFQTFVHDWHLETVHSIFKRTINPECPPFIEIEKNFSLVFTNSHPSFSYPRTLPPRVIEVGGLHCRPAKPLPEDLEKYVSSSEAGFIVFGVGSAINMEDMPEEMIQSFIKAFSRLPQRVIWQWKGKVRSDLPRNIMAIPWLPQQDLLGHRHCRGFLTHGGLNSLQEAVYHGVPVLGFPFGTDQYHNIGRAIQEGYAVKLEWKDVTQETLTTSIQDILHDSKYKKSAKRLSAMFRDQIQPPLERAVFWTEFVLRHNGTEHLRLGSIDLAPYQRALVDVYLVMALFFITPILLMFFCVRRCCCRRPTVTDAVKKQQ
- the LOC116918462 gene encoding UDP-glucosyltransferase 2, producing the protein MVAELMFVFAVCACPALMEGSRILISSPYGTKSYHNMYVPLVTELSRRGHHITVITNYKSSELENTENVRQIVMDKLVVDMSPYPNPFDALLSPTLMLKSMSIGTAIIYNLPRIITETIYDDERIKQLLAEDHFDLVMISITFNAGSYPLAWHFKAPIIMLTPNAIFPGVIESLGGEEEPSHIPFFLSRFTNKMNLLQRTANTLATKLFGYFIHQFHHSTIHSIVKERAMPNIPPLEELEKNISLVFTNTHPVVNYARTTPPQIVEVGGIHCRPAQPLSQDLEEFVSNPFGFVLFAVGSMLPMEIMPEHLIQSFIHAFSRLPQRVIWQWKGKIRTDLPANVLAIPWLPQQDLLGHENCRLFITHGGLNSLQEAIYHDVPVLGLPFGTDQKLNVNRAVSDGYALQLSWTEINEETLTSAIMDLLYNKNYSETMRRQHELFHDQVQTPVERAVYWTEFVMRYNGTEHLQLASRNLAPYQRALIDVYLVLILAATFPLVLTFFCLRRCFRRKPSKENKKNE